One genomic segment of Tursiops truncatus isolate mTurTru1 chromosome 11, mTurTru1.mat.Y, whole genome shotgun sequence includes these proteins:
- the LOC141275928 gene encoding LOW QUALITY PROTEIN: putative tetratricopeptide repeat protein 41 (The sequence of the model RefSeq protein was modified relative to this genomic sequence to represent the inferred CDS: inserted 4 bases in 2 codons; substituted 1 base at 1 genomic stop codon) yields MTEVICSQVPLSRLADGLSEEGQLLISDSXQVMMQAVGYLYRSLDLRATYLGSSHSSISGILHLLRDTEWIRGRRCWPQGMSQQYSEGPGNGASLWEDLIKLNYHSAQSSDTVSSAVCTRADKLQGTKSLDLVPHTISDKSKYASGQGKKFLRPIISVSAEEKTXLKTQSNVAIWHXKDCSSKILSLGKMDGAVKLSRQRILSAKSESEKRKITAVYQHPLLGSLSTSNPWESLSELISEKWLFHSPDYSSISQKCFLQRRSQFETKLMKSSNDTNKE; encoded by the exons ATGACAGAGGTCATCTGCAGCCAGGTCCCTCTGAGCAGACTAGCCGATGGTCTCAGTGAAGAGG GTCAATTATTGATAAGTGACTC TCAAGTCATGATGCAGGCTGTGGGCTATTTGTACAGATCACTTGATTTAAGGGCCACCTACCTGGGATCTTCTCATTCATCGATCAGTGGGATCCTGCA CCTCCTGAGGGACACTGAGTGGATCCGGGGTAGGAGATGTTGGCCTCAAGGCATGAGCCAGCAATATTCTGAGGGTCCCGGGAATGGCGCCTCATTGTGGGAGGACTTGATTAAGTTAAACTATCACAGCGCTCAGAGTTCCGACACGGTGAGCTCGGCAGTGTGCACCAGGGCAGATAAGCTACAGGGGACTAAAAGCTTGGACTTGGTGCCTCATACAATTTCAGATAAATCAAAATATGCTTCAGGACAAGGGAAAAAGTTCTTGAGACCCATTATTTCCGTTTCTGCTGAGGAAAAGACATGACTGAAGACACAAAGTAATGTTGCAATATGGCA GAAAGATTGTTCCTCTAAGATTTTATCTTTGGGTAAAATGGATGGTGCAGTAAAGCTTTCACGGCAAAGGATTTTGTCAGCTAAAAGCGAGAGTGAAAAACGCAAAATTACCGCAGTTTACCAGCATCCCCTGCTAGGGTCTCTTAGCACAAGTAATCCCTGGGAATCCTTATCTGAGCTCATCTCAGAGAAGTGGCTTTTTCATAGCCCAGATTACAGTTCAATTTCTCAGAAGTGTTTTTTGCAGAGAAGATCTCAGTTTGAAACAAAATTGATGAAGTCCTCAAATGATactaataaagaataa